A portion of the Gossypium arboreum isolate Shixiya-1 chromosome 8, ASM2569848v2, whole genome shotgun sequence genome contains these proteins:
- the LOC128279380 gene encoding uncharacterized protein LOC128279380 produces MNSIFRSFDALWGELLGQAVRSSFASTTNKDGVRLFNGRVKVTIEEDIKKKQQGNVEKKQQRAPRFAPELDGLHCFETLVSY; encoded by the coding sequence ATGAACTCAATCTTTCGTTCCTTTGATGCTCTGTGGGGTGAGTTGTTGGGACAGGCAGTCAGGTCTTCCTTTGCTTCTACAACTAACAAAGATGGTGTTAGGTTGTTTAATGGCAGAGTTAAGGTGACAATAGAAGAAGACATAAAGAAAAAGCAACAAGGAAACGTTGAGAAGAAGCAACAGAGGGCTCCCCGTTTCGCTCCTGAGCTCGACGGCCTTCACTGCTTTGAGACCCTTGTTTCCTACTAG